CCGAAAGCCCGAATGTGTATGTCGCAACGGCAGGTCTTCTGGCTCGCCTCGTTTTGGGCGCCTTCCCGCCTCGCTTTGAGCGCGGCAGTGGCTTCATGCCAAAAACAACTGTGAGGCTTACAGCAGCGGGGACTGCCCCGGATTCGCACCGGGTTCCCTATTATCCTCTGTCATTCGAACAGCGGCACCGTAGCGGTGGCAAATGTACTCTGTTGAGGCGTGGCGTGGCTGCATGGTAGGGTTGATTTTTTTGCCCATGCGCTCAAAGCGGTCATGCCATGCCTTCGTCAAGCGATTTTAGGGGTGGCGGCCTGTGCTTGCAAGGTGTGTCGGTGCGCGTGCAGCACCATGTATTCGAGCAAGTCGCCGAGCAAAAATTTGAAATGCGGCCAGCGGAAGTGCGCGACCCGCGCCTTGTTCAAATCCACCTCGCGGGCTTGTTGGAGTAGGCGGAGCAACATTTCGGTGTTGATGAGGAAGGCTTTGACTTCGTGTTGCCGCACTTCCAAATACTTGGGATGGATGCGTTTGTGGCTTTTTCGGCGAATCTTGCCCGCGTTGAGTGGGTCGGCCCGACGGATGGCTTTTCGTCCCAGCGCGTTGGACTTGCGCTCCTCCACGGGCGACCACGAACGGGCTTTGGCTTTGTGAATGGCCAATTCGATGCGCGGCAGGAAGTAGTCGAATTGTGCGTTGAGGTGGGCGAAACATTCCAGCGCGTTCCATTGCTCAGGGCTTGGGCGCACCTGCAACGCTTCGGGCGGGGCGAGTGCGAGTTGGGTACGCACTGTTTCCATGAGCCTTTTCAGGTCGGCATCGAGTCGTTCGAGGAGTTGGTACTGTGTCATGAAGGCGTGTGGCAGTTGTGTTACGGTCGAATGATTCGATTTTGAAGATTAAACCAATTGATTCGATTGAAAAATCAAATGATTGTTAAGAATCGGCTCTCGAAACCAATTTGCGTTGAGTGTAGAAAGGCGGCAAAGGTAAACGCCAACAAGCAAGATGTGGAGCGCCCATCGGAATTTTAGAGGTGAGATTTTCATGGAAGCTTCTCATTGCCGAAAAGCATCTGGCTCACCCGTGTGATATTCGATGAAACGCATTATCCTGACGATGGTGGCACCAAATTCCTTTTCCACCTCGTGCTCCCAAATTCGGAGCACTTTCCAGCCCATTGCCTGTAAGGCCGCATTTACCTCCCCGTCGCGTTGCATATTACGCTCGATTTTAGGCAACCAAAAGCCGCGATTTTTCTTGATTTTATCTTTGTTTTCTTCCCAGCCGTAACCGTGCCAAAAGTCTCCATCAATGAAAACGGCGATTTTCCAACGCACAAAAACGATGTCGGGCTTGCCGGGTAGGCTCTTGTAATGCAGCCGATAGCGATACCCAAAGTGCCAAAGCACCTTGCGGACAGCTACCTCAACCTTTGAGTTGGCGGCGCGAATTTTCCGCATCAGCTCGGACTGTTTCGCGGTGGTGTAAAACCCGGCTGCTTCCTCGAACTTGGGCACTTTTATAGGTTCCTGCTTCGACATTTTTGAACGTTCTTGATTTCTCGCGCTTGCAAGCGGGTGTGTTCTCGTAATTTTGTGCCCACAAGCGAGCGCACGCCCACACTATTCACCCTCCCATTGGTTCATCAAACGGCACACTGGTCATCAAGGGCATCGCTCCATCAAGGCATGAAAACGAAAACCATTCGCAAAGATAAAATCAACGTCGTCACGCTCGGCTGCTCCAAAAACTTGGTGGACAGCGAAAATCTCATCACCCAGTTGCGCGGCAACGATTTCGAGGTGACGCACGATGCGCCCGAATTGGAAGCCAACGTGGTGATTGTGAACACTTGCGGCTTCATTGACGTGGCCAAGCAGGAGAGCATTGACACGATTTTGGAATACGCCGACATCAAAAAATCGGGCGGTATCGAGAAACTCTACGTCACGGGCTGCCTCTCGCAACGCTACAAGGACGACCTTGAAACAGAAATCCCCGAAGTGGACGCTTTTTTTGGCACCCTCGAAATGCCCGCGCTGCTCGCCCGCCTCGAAGCCGATTACAAACACGAGTTGCTCGGCGAGCGCCAAATCACCACCCTACCCCATTACGCCTACCTGAAAATTTCGGAGGGTTGCAATCGCACCTGTTCCTTCTGTGCCATTCCGCTCATGCGCGGCAAACACATCAGCCGCCCTGTGGAAGAACTGGTTTTTGAGGCAAAAAATCTGGCACGGCGCGGCGTGAAAGAACTCCTGCTCATCGCGCAGGAACTCACCTATTACGGCCTTGACATTTACAAAACCCGCGAGTTGCCACGCCTGCTCCACGCGCTCGCCGACGTGGAGGGCATCGAATGGATTAGGCTGCACTATGCATACCCCTCGAAATTCCCCCTCGAAATACTCGACGTGATGGCCGAGCGAAAGGAGATTTGCAACTACCTCGACATACCGCTCCAACACGCCAGCGACAACGTGCTGAACTTGATGCGCCGCCAAATCACCCGCGCCGAGACGGAGGAATTGCTGGATAAAATAAGGGCAAAGGTGCCGGGCGTGGCGCTGCGCACCACCTTTTTGGTGGGGCATCCCGGCGAAACTGCCGACGATTTCGAGCAATTGATGGATTTCGTGCAGACACAACGATTCGAGCGTGTCGGCGTTTTTCAATACTCGCATGAGGAAAACACCCGCGCCCACGAAATGGCCGACGATGTGCCTCCATCGGTGAAGGAAGAACGCGCCAATCGGCTCATGGAGGTGCAGCAAGAAATTTCCTTTGAAAAAAATCAGGCTAAAATCGGACAGGTACTCAAGACCCTTTTCGACCGCAAGGAAGGAAAATACTACGTCGGGCGCACCGAATCCGATTCGCCAGAAGTGGACAATGAAGTGTTGGTGCCGGCAAAGGGCAATTACGTCCGGCTCGGCGATTTTGCCGACGTGCAAATCACCGGCGCGGAGGAGTATGACCTTTATGGGGAACTTTTGAAGAAATAATTTGATTGAGGCACTTTTTTCGTTTGATATGATTTCTGACTGCCCCTGCGAACCAACCCGCCTTCAACCATAAATCTCGGCGGACAAGCAACCAGAAACGATGCTTTTCTCCATCCTTCCCTACGAACGAAAAATCTTTGAACTCGTCGGTCGCTGCGCCCGCGAAATCGGCGCGCCTGCTTATGTCGTGGGGGGCTATGTGCGCGACCGATTGTTGGGCCGCCCAACGAAAGACATTGACATCGTGTGCGTTGGCAGCGGCATCCGGCTTGCCGAGCAAGTCGCTTCCAAGCTGTCGCCTCGGCCCAAGGTGGCTTTTTACAGTCGGTTCGGGACAGCCATGCTCCGACACGAAGGCATGGAAATAGAGTTCGTCGGCGCACGGCGCGAGAGCTACCGGGAAGACAGTCGCAAGCCCGACGTGGAAGAAGGCACGCTCGAAGACGACCAAAACCGCCGCGACTTCACCATCAACGCGCTGGCGGTCAGCCTCAACGACGGCACCTTCGGGCAAATCATTGACCCCTTCAACGGGTTGGAACACTTGGAGCAAAAAATCATCAAAACCCCGCTCGACCCCGGCAAAACCTTCTCCGACGACCCCCTGCGAATGCTCCGCGCCATTCGGTTTGCCAACCAATTGGGTTTCGTCATAGAACCAAACACCTTCGAGGGCATCGCAAGGCACCGCACTCGCATTCACATCATCTCCAAAGAACGCATCGCCGCCGAGTTGGAGAAAATCCTGCTCACGCAACAACCCTCCATAGGTTTCAATTTGTTGTTCGACAGCGGCTTGCTGAAAATAATCCTTCCAGAAGTGGCTGCGCTGCAAGGGGTGGAAGACCGCGCCGGACGCGCCCACAAGGATAATTTTTACCACACCCTCGAAGTGCTCGACAATCTCTGCCGCCGCAGCAACAATCTTTGGCTGCGCTGGGCAGCCTTGCTCCACGACATCGCCAAACCCGCCACCAAACGCTTCGACAAGGAAACCGGCTGGACCTTCCACGGCCACGAGTGGGTGGGGGCGAACATGGTGCCCAAAATCTTCCGAAATCTCCGCTTACCGCTCGGAGCCGAACTCGAATATGTGCAAAAAATGGTGCGCCTTCACCTTCGCCCTATCTCGCTGACCAAAGAGCAAGTGACCGATAGCGCGGTGCGCCGCCTGCTTTTCGATGCCGGGCCTGAAATTGATGACTTGATGAAACTTTGCGAATCGGACATCACCACCAAAAACCCGCGCAAGATGGCGCGATACCTCGAAGGCTACGAGTACCTGAAAGAGCGCATGGCCTTGGTGAGCGAATCCGACCGCCTGCGCCTTTGGCAGCCCCCCATCACGGGCGAGGTCATCATGAAAACTTTCGGCATCTCGCCCTCGAAAGAGGTAGGCATCATCAAGACCGCTGTGCGAGAGGCGATTCTGGATGGGGAAATCCCCAACGAATTCGAGGCCGCGTTTGGGCGCATGGTCGAAGAAGGCAAGAAGATGGGCTTGGAAGCAAGTAAAGAAGCGGGCGATTTTCAGTTGAACACATAGTGGCGTGGAGGAAGGCAACCAATCACCCCTTCAACTCGATTTCTCATATTGTTGTCAATGCAAACAAGGGGTTGAAATTTTTTGGCGTTTGACACTCAACCTCTTCATCAAACAGGATGCTTCCGCACAACCCAAGCATTGACCTATCGTGAGGTGATGCCAACGGGAAGCAATCATTTCAGCACCTCGTCCAACTGTTCCACCTTGATGCGCCCCTTTGGCACCGTGATTTTCCAATAGGAGAAATCCTGCTCGGCTTCAAGGCCGTAGCCGTAGATGACCTCGCCTGGCTTGGTCACTTTCACAAATTTCTCGGTATAGATTTTTGCCGTTTTCTCATCCCAAATCAATTCCTCGGTCTCCAGCTTCTCACCTTCCGACGACACGAGCACCACGCTGTCGCGAGCGATGATTTGACCTTTTTCCTGATTTCGCACGGCAGTTTTGGCCGTCAGCACGCTGCGCACAGAGAGGTCGGGTTCCAAAAAATCAATCTTGACACCTTCGGGAAATTCCTGTCGAGGGTTTTCGCGGTCAGAGTAATTGTGGAGCAGCGGCCCCGTCACCCGCACCCGCACAATGGCGCTGTCCGAATATAAAATCTCCACATCTCGACCGACCTCTATCGCCACATCGTCCTGCGTGAACACCTGACGCTTCTCCACTTTTAGGTCGTTGCAGGCAATTAAAAATGACCAATAAACAACGGCCAATGACCAATAAACAATTCTATTCATCACGAAACAAAGCTTTTGAGGGCAAATCGGAACAGCAGCAACAGCCCACCGACTATGAGCAGAAGATATTGCACTGGCACATGTACCCACGCCACCAAATGCAGGCGGTCGAGAAAATACATGAGCACGAACACGGTGAAAATCATCGTCATCAGACCTGATAATTTGCCAAAGCCGGGTATGCGGTTGAAAGGCGTGTTGCGCCGAATGATGCCAAGCGTGACAATCATGCTCGCAATGGGCAAAACCTGCGTGAGCAGATTGACATTGAAGATGTTGCCGCCGCGCTGAAACAAAAACAAGTAAACGGCCAACGCCGCCGCAAAGATGCCCGGCACACACACCAAATAAACAAGTGCCGAGTACAGGTATTTCCACGGAGACAGATGCCCCTCGCCCTTGCCCATGATGCCTGCCAGCAGGGCGGTGAAAGGAATAAAGAGGAAGAATGCTAGCACGACGGCTGGGTTGGCATTGAGATAGTCGAAAAATTGCCCTAAAGTCATGGTGTTTCAAGTAATAATCGCGGCGAAAGGTAAGGAACTGTTTTAAAACCTCTCATTAGGTGGGAAGACACATCTTTTGGTGCTTAAATGTCAGAACAACGACGGCTAAAAATCCTATTTTCCAAAACCCACAACAGGCTCGCCCCCCCAAACGGCGAGCCTGTTTTTCCCCACTTCCTCAGCCTATACCGACAAGGTTTTTGTGGGACAAATACAGCAAGATGCACCAAAACATCCTATTTTTGCAACTTAACTTTTAAAAATTATACCGAAAATTTAAAGTTGAATGCAAAAAAACGTTCAGCGGCACTTACAGGCCCAGATGGAGCGCTGGCTTTTCAAAGGCAAAATCCTAATTCTGTACGGTGCGCGGCAAGTAGGCAAGACCACCCTTTCCAAGGCAATTCTGGAGCCGTTCGGCGACGACGGCCTCTACCTGAACTGCGAAATCCAATCGGTGCAATCAGCCTTGTCCGTGCGCGAGCCTTTGGCTTTGCAACGTTTTTTGGGCAACAAGAAACTTGTGGTGCTCGACGAAGCGCAATATGTGCCGGGCATCGGCGAAACGCTCAAACTGCTGGCCGACACCTTTCCGACCATTCAAATCATCGCCACCGGCTCCTCAAGCTTCGAACTGGCCAATCGCTCCGCAGAGCCGCTCACTGGCCGCGCCCTGACTTTTGAGCTGTATCCGCTCTCGTACACCGAGTTGGGGCAAGTCTTCAACACCGCCGAACGACGAGCACACCTTGATTTTGTGCTGCGCTATGGGCTTTACCCCGATATCGCATTCGCCCCCGAAGAAGATGCTCGCACATTGCTCGACAACCTCAGCAGTCGCTACCTCTACAAGGACGTGCTGGAATTTGAAAACCTCAAACGAGCCGATGTGTTGCTACGCCTGCTGCAACTCCTCGCTTTGCAAGTGGGACAGTTGGTGTCGTATCACGAACTGGCCAACGCCCTCAAAATCAGCAACCCCACGGCGGAGCGATACATTGATTTGCTGGAAAAAGCCTTCGTCGTGTTCCGCCTGCCGCCGTTCAGCCGCAACCTGCGCAGCGAAATCGGCAAGAAAAACAAGATTTTTTTCTACGATACAGGTATCCGCAACAGCATCATCCAGCAATACCAGCCCATGGATTTGCGAACCGACAAAGGCGCATTGTGGGAAAACTTCCTTGTGGCCGAACGCCTCAAACGACTTCAAGCATTAGGCTGGCGGCCTAACCGCTATTTTTGGCGCACCCACGAGCAGGTCGAAATTGACTATGTGGAAGAACGCGACGGCCAGTTGAATGCCTTCGAGTTCAAATGGCAGGACAAAGCCTCTCGTGTCCCCACCGCCTTCGCCAACGCCTACCCCAACAGCACCTTCGAAGTGGTGCACCAAGACAATTTTGAGGGCTTTATCGGAGACTGAAACGCTTTTGTCGCGCAAATCGCGCTTGCCCGTTGAGTTATTCCCCGACCTTCGCTCCCCAAACCACCCAACGATGCCTGACCGCAAAGCCCGCTACGCCGATTTCTGTCAAAGCCATTATGTGCCGATGCATTTGCAGCCGTGGTGGCTCGATGCCGTGTGCTCGGAAGGGCGTTGGGATGTTTGCCTGGCGACCGACGGCGGCGGGAAGATTTTGGGCGCAATGCCTTTCTACAAAACGCGGCGACTCGGCCTTTCGGTCATTCAACAGCCGCCCTTGACTTCTTACGCGGGACCTTGGCTGAATTACCCCCTGAATTTAAAGCCCCAAAAACGCCTCGATTTTGAAAAAAAAGTCTTCGACGACTTGATTCGGCAACTACCGCGCACGGCATTTTTTCAACAAAATTTTCACCCCGACGTGCAAAACTGGCTGCCGTTTCATTGGGCGGGTTTTCGGCAAACGACGCGCTACACCTACCTTTTCGATGATTTATCTGATTTGGAAAAAATAAGGGCGGGTTTCAAAAACACCTTGCGCACCGATTTGAAAAAAGCAGCGCAAGCCGTCGAGATTTTGCAGGAAAACGACGCGGCGGAGTTGCTTTTCCAACTCCATGAAATGTCTTTTTCCCGAAAAAACCGCCGCCCGCCCTACTCGTTTGAAACTTTCCAACGCCTCTGTTCGGCTTTGGCAGAACGCCAGCAATTGGCCATTTTCATCGCCCGCGACAAAAACAAAAGTGTGGCACACCTTCGAGGTGTGCCACACTTAGGCGTGCCCCACGCCGGCCTTTGTCTCGCCTTCGACGAACGCCGCGCCTCGGTGCTGCTCGCCGGTGCCGACCCGACGTTCAAGTCTTCCTGCGCCGCGTGGGCGTTGTTTTGGAAAGCGATGGAATTTTGCTCGGAAAGGGGGTTGAGCCTCGATTTTGAAGGAAGCATGGAGCGCGATATAGAGCGCGGATTTCGCGCTTTCGGGGCACAACTCACCCCGTATCATCAGATTTGGAAAGCGGGGAACAAGCCGTTGGAGTGGCTTATCAGAATTGTCAAGGGATGTTAGAAGGCATCAAGGGTCATCTACAAGACCCGCGAAGGCCCTTTGTGACCCTTGATGACGTGCGAGGCTCCTCTTCTGTTTCAAGATAAGACAAATCCCAACAAAAGCCCTTCCAATGCCGAAAAAGCACAAGCCAGCCAAATCCAGAGGTAGGGATTGCGGCGAGCGTCTTTTTTTTGCTGTAGCTTGCGGAAGGGGTGGTCGGGGTTGGCAAGCAACACCCGGACGAGTGAGAAACGAATGGTAAATTCATTGGCGAGCGCGGGGTTGCGCACCAATTGACGTTCGAAGGCCAGTTGTTCCTCGGCGCAAAGTTTGCCAAAGAGATAAGGTTCGATGAGTCTGAAATAATTCATCATAACGGCGGGAATAAAATCGGTTAATGAACAAAATGGTGGAATGGCGAAAGAACGTGATTTTGAGGATGTTTTGTTTTGCGAAAGACAATTTTTCTTGCAGCAGAATAACGTCTTGTCTTTCATCCGACAAATTGCCCCGAACGGGGTATTTGGTGCTTTTTCTGCCCTTTTGGGAAAACTTTTGGCGCGTCGGACTATTTTTTGAGAAGTTTGCGGCGCTTTTATTTTTCTTCACACCTTGAAACTTACACTCCTCGGCACAGGCACCTCGCAGGGCGTCCCCGTCATCGGGTGCAGCTGCGAGGTGTGCGCTTCCACTGACCCTCGCGACAATCGGTTGCGCTCTTCGGCGTGGCTTTCCGATGGCGCCACCAACATCGTCATTGATGTCGGGCCGGATTTTCGGCAACAAATGCTCCGCACCGGTGTGCATCATCTGGACGGCGTTCTCCTCACGCACGAGCACAACGACCACGTCATCGGGTTGGACGACGTGCGCCCATTCAACTTTCGCTCTGGCCACCCGATGACGGTGTATGCCTTGCCACGAGTGGCCGAGCAGGTGCGCCGTCGGTTTGAGTATGTGTTTGGCGACCCGGTGCCGGGAGTGCCGCGCATTCGATTGGTCGAAATAGACAAGGATACCTCTTTTCACATTGGCTCGGTGTGGGTGCAGCCCATCGAAATCATACACGGGCACTTGATGATTCTGGGCTTTCGTTTTGGTGATTTGACTTATATGACCGATGTGAAGGCGGTTTCGGAAAATGAGAAAGCAAAAATCGCGGGGACAAAATACCTGATAACAAGCGCCTTGCACCACCGCGAACATCCTATGCACATGAACCTTTCAGAGGCGCTGGATTTTGTGGCCGACATTGCGCCGCAGCAGGCTTGGCTCACCCACGTCAGCCACCAAATGGGGCTGACAGCCGAGATGAATGGCCAATTGCCCGCCAATGTGGCATTGGCTCACGACGGATTGGAAATTGAGTTCTTTGGTCAGTAAGACCTACTTTTGCCGCCCTATAATCAACCTCCTCATGTATCGTATTTTTCAAGTTGACGCATTTACCTCCGAACTGTTTGGGGGCAATCCCGCGGCTGTGGTGCCGCTCGAAAATTGGTTGCCCGACGAAATGATGCAACTCATCGCACGCGAGAACAACCTATCGGAGACGGCCTTTTTTGTTCCGTCAGACAAGCCCGACACATATCACATTCGGTGGTTCACCCCGGCCACGGAGGTACAACTCTGTGGCCATGCGACGCTGGCTTCGGCTCACGTTGTGTTCAATCTTCTGAAAACCAACGTTTCGGAAAAACTTTCCTTTCAAAGTCGCAGTGGTTGGCTCCATGTGCAGCGTGACGATGACTGGCTCACCTTGGATTTTCCGAGCGACCTGTTGCAACCCATCGAAATGCCTGCCGCGCTTCAAAAGGGATTCAACATTCTGCCCACCATGGTTTTGCTTGGCCGGGAGGATTATTTGTGCATCTACGACTCGCAAGCCGATGTGTTGGCGCTCCAGCCTGATTTTCGCATTCTGTCAACCGTGCCAGCCAGAGGTTTCATTTGCACGGCTCCCGGTGAGCAGTCTGATTTTGTGTCGCGGTGCTTTTATCCTGCTTACGGCATTGACGAAGACCCTGTGACAGGCTCGGCACACACGACCCTGACTCCTTATTGGGCGGGCATTTTGGGCAAAACCACGCTTAGCGCCATCCAAGTGTCGGAGCGCCTCGGCTTCTTGCTCTGTACCTTGGCTGGCGACCGTGTGTTGATTTCGGGGCAGGCCGTCCTATACATGGAAGGGCTAATCGCCGTGAACAAAAACTAACCTTTCAAACCGATGCGTACCGAGCTCGCCAATCGCCAGCCGTTGTATTGGGCCGACCGCCTGCGCAACCTCGCCACGTTGTTGGTTATCATGATTCATGCATCCGGCACGGTGGCTCAGGAACACCACGAATGTGACTCCCTCTTTTGGTGGTCGGGCAATCTGTGGGCGTCCTTGGCGCGGCCTTCGGTGCCGTTGTTCGTGATGTTGAGTGGTTTTTTGTTGCTGGGGAAAGACTATCCACTGGGAGATTTTTTGAAAAAAAGATTTGGTCGCGTAGTGGTGCCCGCGTTGTTTTGGATGGTCATATACAGTTACTACAATTACCGGGCGAGAGGCATACCTGCAACTATTGCGGAGGGCATTCAGGGCATTGTGGAGCGCCCGGTGCATTATCACTTGTGGTTTATCTATCTCATCGTCGGCCTCTACATGGTCTATCCGGTGCTGCGCCCTTGGGTGCGCTCGGCCAAAGAGCAGGACTACCGGTATTTTTTTGCCTGCGTCGTGTTGGGCACATGGGTTTACAAAGTCCTATCGGTGTTTTTCGGCATCCACATCGGCATTTACTTCGAGCTCTTCACCAACAACTGCGGCTATTTTGTGCTGGGGTATTATTTGGGGAACAAAGAGGTGGGGGGCGGAAGGTCAGAGATAGAAGACGGAGGGCCGATGCCATGGAGATTGTCCGAACGGCGCGTCAGGGTGTTGGCCATTGGCCTCATTGTGTTGGGCACAGCCATCACCGCAGTCGGCACTTGGTGGGCAAGCAAGGCGCAAGGTGGCGCCTTCCATCCTTTTTTCTACGATTATCTGTCGCCCAACGTTGGCATGGCGGCCATCGGCTGGTTTTTGTTGGCCCGATGGTCGTGGCACAAGTTGCCATTGCTCGACGTTGAAAAACAATTGGCTGCCGCCAGTTTCGGAATCTACTTTGTCCATGTGTTGGCAATGGACTGGTGGTCGGTGTCGGGTCACTGGCAAACGAAAACGCATCCGGCAGCAGGCATCCCCATCGTGGTCGGCCTGACGGCCTTGATGTCTTTTGCGGCCATACTGCTGATAAGGGCTTTTCCGGGAGGGCAAAGGATAACTTGACAGTCTTAATGCGTTGTTTTGATAATGGGAGAATGTGACAATGGGCCAATAGTCAGCGAAAGGGTGCTTTTTCGGGAAGGGCTTGTGGCTTTGCATGGCTTGTTCCAAAAATCCGTCTGAACAGCTTGATTTAAATGATGAGCTTTTTCCAGCATTGCTACTATCTCTTGCGTGCCACCGTCTGGCTAGCGCTTGCCTTTGCGCGGGCGGGTTGGTATTTCAGATTTCGGGCGTTGCGCGATTTGGCGTTGCCCCGCGCGGAGGCGCTGACCTCCAAGGAAAAACGACGACTTCAACACTATTTCTATGGCACCACCTATCTGAGCGCCGTTTTTTGCCTGTTGCGCGGCTACCCGCGCAATGCCCGCGAAAAACATCTTTTTACGAACCTCGCGGCGCTGGCTTATTTTTTTGACGACCTCGTGGATTCCTTTCGCGGACGCGATGACTCGGGGATTCTTTGGCTGGACAATCCCGAATTGTTCGGCCAAACCGCCGACCCGCGCGGGCTGGCATTGCATTTTTTGGACAACATCCACCGCGAATTGCCGCCGAGCGAGTTGCCACAGTTCAAGGAGTTCATGCATCGGGTGTTCAATGTGGAAACGGCGGGCAGGCAGGCAAGGGCAGATACCCATTTGCAAGTCGAAGACTTGAAGAACATAACGGCAGAGAAAGGGGGCTATTCGGTGTTGTTGTTTCGGCAAGTGTTGGAACACCCGCTTTTTGCGCCGGAGCAAGAGGCGCTGTATCAGTTTGGCTATCTCGTGCAACTTTCCGACGACATTTTCGACCTGTGGCACGACCGAAAGTCTGGCACCGTCACACTGGCCACTTTTTTGGCAGAACAAAATGACGTGACCCGTTTGCGCGACATATTCGAAGAGCAAGTGGCAGTGGTGCGGGCGGCATTCTTGGAAATTCCAAATCTGCCAGAGGTGCCGGGGAACATGGCTCGCCCAACAACAAGCAAAAGCCGAAAAATGAAATGGGTGATACCTCCCGCACTTCCGCAACGAAGGCAAAGCGCCCTGCGCACACGCTCGGCGCGCACCGCTACAAGGCGCTTGCCCTCGCCTCCCGACCTGACCCGCGAGTTGGGGGCAAGCGCGGCGGTGCATTTCCTCGTCAGCATCACCCGCGTTTGCCTGCGGCATTATGAGGATTTGCAAAAAAAGCACGGAACTTTGCCGCTCGACGCTCGCTCGCTCATGGTGGTGGATATGGAAAAGTGGGGCAATCGGGTGCGGGCGGCGAAAGCATTGGCAATGGCCAAGTAACGACAACCTCTCTTGACTGTGAAATCAATCCAGAGGTTGGGCATACAATTCTGAAAATGAAAGATTCGATTCTAAAATCCATCCGCGAAGGCATCGCCGTCAAACAAGCCATTTTGGACGACGATGCCTTTTTGCAAAAAATAGAACACGCCGCGCAGGCTTTTCTTGCAACCTTTCGCAGCGGAGGCAAGGTCTTATTCTGTGGCAATGGCGGCAGTGCGGCGGATGCCCAACACCTTGCAGCAGAACTTTCCGGGCGATTCTACAAAGACCGCCCGCCGCTCTACGCGGAGGCTTTGCACGTCAACTCGTCATACATGACGGCAGTCGCCAACGACTATGGCTACGACGATGTGTTCGCCCGAATGGTGGAAGCGGCAGGCCGCAGAGGCGACGTGCTGTCGGCATTCAGCACCTCTGGCAATTCGCCCAACATTCTGAAAGCCATCGAAAAAGCCAAACATCAGGGCATGCTCGTCGTCGGATTCACGGGCGCGTCAGGCGGCAAAATGGCCGGGCGGTGCGACGTGTTGCTGAATGTCCCTTCTGCCGACACCCCGCGCATCCAAGAAGCGCACATACTCATCGGACACATCATTTGTGAAATCGTGGAACGGGAGATGTTTTGAAGTTTCCCGAAAACAATTTGTTCATGACGATTTTTGAAACACCCCGGCTGCGACTGCGCACCGTGCTCGAAGCGGATTTTCCGCATATTTTCCGAATGCAAAGCGACGCTGCCACGATGCGCTACATACGCCCGCCCACAACGGACGAACAGGTCGTGCGCGAACGCATAACCGCTTGGGAAACTTATC
This genomic interval from Saprospiraceae bacterium contains the following:
- a CDS encoding DinB family protein encodes the protein MTQYQLLERLDADLKRLMETVRTQLALAPPEALQVRPSPEQWNALECFAHLNAQFDYFLPRIELAIHKAKARSWSPVEERKSNALGRKAIRRADPLNAGKIRRKSHKRIHPKYLEVRQHEVKAFLINTEMLLRLLQQAREVDLNKARVAHFRWPHFKFLLGDLLEYMVLHAHRHTLQAQAATPKIA
- a CDS encoding very short patch repair endonuclease, whose product is MSKQEPIKVPKFEEAAGFYTTAKQSELMRKIRAANSKVEVAVRKVLWHFGYRYRLHYKSLPGKPDIVFVRWKIAVFIDGDFWHGYGWEENKDKIKKNRGFWLPKIERNMQRDGEVNAALQAMGWKVLRIWEHEVEKEFGATIVRIMRFIEYHTGEPDAFRQ
- the rimO gene encoding 30S ribosomal protein S12 methylthiotransferase RimO, with product MKTKTIRKDKINVVTLGCSKNLVDSENLITQLRGNDFEVTHDAPELEANVVIVNTCGFIDVAKQESIDTILEYADIKKSGGIEKLYVTGCLSQRYKDDLETEIPEVDAFFGTLEMPALLARLEADYKHELLGERQITTLPHYAYLKISEGCNRTCSFCAIPLMRGKHISRPVEELVFEAKNLARRGVKELLLIAQELTYYGLDIYKTRELPRLLHALADVEGIEWIRLHYAYPSKFPLEILDVMAERKEICNYLDIPLQHASDNVLNLMRRQITRAETEELLDKIRAKVPGVALRTTFLVGHPGETADDFEQLMDFVQTQRFERVGVFQYSHEENTRAHEMADDVPPSVKEERANRLMEVQQEISFEKNQAKIGQVLKTLFDRKEGKYYVGRTESDSPEVDNEVLVPAKGNYVRLGDFADVQITGAEEYDLYGELLKK
- a CDS encoding HD domain-containing protein is translated as MLFSILPYERKIFELVGRCAREIGAPAYVVGGYVRDRLLGRPTKDIDIVCVGSGIRLAEQVASKLSPRPKVAFYSRFGTAMLRHEGMEIEFVGARRESYREDSRKPDVEEGTLEDDQNRRDFTINALAVSLNDGTFGQIIDPFNGLEHLEQKIIKTPLDPGKTFSDDPLRMLRAIRFANQLGFVIEPNTFEGIARHRTRIHIISKERIAAELEKILLTQQPSIGFNLLFDSGLLKIILPEVAALQGVEDRAGRAHKDNFYHTLEVLDNLCRRSNNLWLRWAALLHDIAKPATKRFDKETGWTFHGHEWVGANMVPKIFRNLRLPLGAELEYVQKMVRLHLRPISLTKEQVTDSAVRRLLFDAGPEIDDLMKLCESDITTKNPRKMARYLEGYEYLKERMALVSESDRLRLWQPPITGEVIMKTFGISPSKEVGIIKTAVREAILDGEIPNEFEAAFGRMVEEGKKMGLEASKEAGDFQLNT
- the lptC gene encoding LPS export ABC transporter periplasmic protein LptC, whose amino-acid sequence is MNRIVYWSLAVVYWSFLIACNDLKVEKRQVFTQDDVAIEVGRDVEILYSDSAIVRVRVTGPLLHNYSDRENPRQEFPEGVKIDFLEPDLSVRSVLTAKTAVRNQEKGQIIARDSVVLVSSEGEKLETEELIWDEKTAKIYTEKFVKVTKPGEVIYGYGLEAEQDFSYWKITVPKGRIKVEQLDEVLK
- a CDS encoding ATP-binding protein encodes the protein MQKNVQRHLQAQMERWLFKGKILILYGARQVGKTTLSKAILEPFGDDGLYLNCEIQSVQSALSVREPLALQRFLGNKKLVVLDEAQYVPGIGETLKLLADTFPTIQIIATGSSSFELANRSAEPLTGRALTFELYPLSYTELGQVFNTAERRAHLDFVLRYGLYPDIAFAPEEDARTLLDNLSSRYLYKDVLEFENLKRADVLLRLLQLLALQVGQLVSYHELANALKISNPTAERYIDLLEKAFVVFRLPPFSRNLRSEIGKKNKIFFYDTGIRNSIIQQYQPMDLRTDKGALWENFLVAERLKRLQALGWRPNRYFWRTHEQVEIDYVEERDGQLNAFEFKWQDKASRVPTAFANAYPNSTFEVVHQDNFEGFIGD